Sequence from the Magallana gigas chromosome 4, xbMagGiga1.1, whole genome shotgun sequence genome:
CAATATCAATGGGGCTAGATATGCCCTTTCATTATCTCTGGCCTGTCATCAGCTGTTCATTTCTTATACAACCCCTGCTatgctatagtctgtcccaagctACTGTTTCCATCACATGTTGACAATTTTTATGGAAACATACACAgctaaaagaaatacaattgaaatccttcattaattaaaattcgTCGCTttttttcacaggaacgaaaaactGACTTCTTATGGAGATTTTATAattatctttttcattttggAAGTTTCTTGGAACACCTCACacaattttcaaatgctatCATCCAGatcttattttatattatttgctTTACAAATATATccatagatttttattttaacagccGCTTTTTTTAGGCGAACAAGTCAgctcgagagagagagagagagagagagagagagagagagagagagagagagagagagagagagagagagagagtgagtgggagggaggggggattaaaatataaaaaccggtaaacaaattttcattctggtatgtaaataaatattgtttaaaccctgaaatatttcatctttgtaagccaagggtttctgatccgcgccGCTCCTGCAGATCAcacacccttggctagcgaaggtatttatgaataactAATAATGAAGCAAAAAATCTTGGGACAGATTTTAGCtgcatttttgttgttgttgttatttagattctatcaatatacatgtgtattattttGATGTCTTATTGTCTAGTCTGAagtaatttatacatatattggatAATACCTGGCTGCAGCTACATGAAGTATCTACATTGCAGATCTCTGGATAATTTCTCAGCATGaagtattttaactttttactcCCTTATTTCAAATGTATGCATAAACATGAATTAAAGAGTAATgacgtatattttttttaaaataagaaaatcaatttatcttgaGAATATTTCGCTTAAATTTGTCATCCAAACActgaattattaaacatttaatgatTGATTTGTGCATTAAAACTAGAAAATTGAGATAGTACCCTAGCTAATTCAAATCATAAGGTGCAAATGATGTCCTTCATGTATATTGTACATTCTGGGGTGTATAATTTAATCTGAGTTTGTCTGAAAAATGTCATACATTTGTGTTCAATGCATATTTGTGATTGTGAATGCAGATCAGTAAttcctattataaataatttttaagtatttataatgcatattacTCCAAATAATCTCcctatttgcttttatttttatggcGGTTTGGGAgtactttgaatatttattgtattttaaatcatatacgTATGGTTTACAcatttgtggggggggggggggtgaattagAATGGGGAAATATTTAACAATGTGTCTGTCAAAGATTAGGatgtctacaaaattaagttttgattatcttttgttttatactgAATTATTTATTGGTCGTaacttaattctttttatattttgataattaatttgaattctgGGTACGAAATGACCTGGGTATGAGTATGTTAGGCTACGATTTGAGATGAAACCTAAAAAcgaaatttcaaattgaaagttTGAGAAAAATCGTCTTTGGTGTTTTCAAATAGTAATCAGAAagcaaatttaattcaaatacatgatGTTATATTTAATAACAATGAATTAAAACTGCTTCACTGTTGAGACACGTATTTTGTCCAATCAGATGTCCTGAAATTCATTTGATCGGATCTAATGCAACTGTTGTAAGTTGtaggaaatgaaaatttgttttcttaattaggaattaatttttcaagaaCACACTAGGTaagtttaaatgtatttatcacTCATTAAACAAAGCTGGTAAATTATCACCAAACGTGAAGTTAGTACGAGATTCAAATTCAACATGGATGCCGGTGATGTCACTGCGCGTGAAGTTATTCTTTTTTCCTCCATCTTGGAAAAGTTTTTCAACTTCATAGGTATAGagtgtaatttctatttttagacatATGTACACGTGTTGTCTATAGGGAGAGCTTCGCTCTCACGGGCCCTTCGGGCCCGTGAGAGGGCTTCGCCCTCTATAAGACTAACGTTATATGAAGTgaggtgtatatatataacatgttatacccacgggccctggaagttattgtaaatatattgcatgtgcatgtataaaaaagtaagggTAGGACACTCTTTTTGAGGCGATATCGGGTTTGACGAAGTCTGGGCGTTCCTCAAACGAAATTTCGCGATAAATCGTTCAAGTATACTTTACTTacgacatatgtatacattcgttccgctccaatgctgttacgtcgaagaaaaaggtgtttttatacatcCAAGTGCCTAAGAATTTCGCTATACTGGTTTACATCCGGTTTAATCGCAGTGAATCGAAAGATAAGTTCTGATtggttaataataaaataaacctgCTCGTCAATATAAGGTGGCGAAACTGATAACAATTTATAGTGAGTATGTATCAAATGTTTGAAAGGAGTTATGCATATAGATACTGGGTAGTTTGGCCTTTCAACAATGAAATGCGAGAATAATGAAGAAGATTGACAAATATCgataagaaattaaagaatttatttcattattgaccaatcagaacTTACCTTTCAATTTACCTTTCGATTCACTGCGATTAAACCGGATGTAAACCAGTCTAGCGAAATTCTTAGGCACTTGgatgtataaaaacacctttttcttcgacgtaacagcattggagcggaacgaatgtatacatatgtcgtaagtaaagtatacttgaacgatttatcgcgaaatttcgtttgaggaacgcccagacttcgtcaaacccgatttcgcccccaaaagagtgtcctacccttacttttttatacatgcacattcaatatatttacaataacttccagggcccgtggTTATACCCTAAAGGGACAAAGACAAGATTTgaatggcacgccaaattcacaaaaatgagctgaACATGGTTTCACATTTCATAAATTAGGTTTATTGACTAGTAATTATATTTTACGAAACgcaaactatagttaacgattcgttaactatatAGTTTTCATCTGTTAAATATGGTGGCACGGATCTGCTACCACATGTCAGATAATAAATTAATGCCGACTTGTCAAATGATtgtgtcgacttgtcagatatttatgtcaacttgtcagatctttatgttgacttgtcagaaaattatCAGATTGACTAGAAACTCgatattttgttgtcaaaacGTGTTAGTGCCACTAATTGTCATTAACTTGTCATCATAATATCCGACAAatcgacataatcatctgacaatttaagtcgacataattatctgacaagtcgacaaaatggtctgacaagttaacataattatttgacagaaaaaataaaatgaagaaaattatcattcaaatCATAAgtccacttgtcagataatgatgttgaatcgtcttgtcaaataatgatgttgacttgtcagataattatgccgacttgtcaaataatgacgtcgacttgtcagattattatgtcgacttgtcaaataatgacgtcgacttgtcagaaaaaaattatataatgtcAACTTGATGGCACAAATTGGGCATGGGAACGTTTTAGTGTTGAATTTTAACAGTTCTACTGGTAACACAAGACTGATATTAAGGTGGATCCCTACTCAGACGCGTCATCAATTTAGCAGATAGAATAAGCTTAAAAATCGAAAACGATCTGTGTTCTGATTTACCGTTTTTTGCccaaatttttaatgtttaattgataattctGAATTTGGTAGAAGCAGTCAAGTGTAAATAatgtatacaagtatataaCGGTTTTGATCTTATTGAGTCCAATAGTTGGAAATCGTGAGTTTTTGTACTGAGATTTCAGtatgtttgtgtttttatatacaaaGGAAAGGTACGGTTtatccaaaaaattaatttgtactcAATACATATAGTTTTGAAAGAAGACTTTTAGGGTTTATCAAAGCAAAGAAATATAATGCTGTTTtctgatgtatttttaaattgtgttcgTGACACTTTTTCAGCTGCATTTGATAAGGGGGTATATGTGTTCTAAAGGTCGCAGAAAAAAAGAAGCATGTGGAGTGctatatttttttgctttttatttgcAGTAGAcataaatctaatattttaaagtttaaaaaatgttgtttaaccataaaaatattaagataagttgaaaaatgtgaaattatgtaaaaaatttgaaatagcatttttgtaacatttcattttaaaatttaattttaattaatcaaataatgatAATCACACTTGTTATTACTTTCTTacatatttaatgattaattaaaacatttgattctttgtttttgttttgatatttttttaatatgagcCAAATAATGATTTTGGTTGAAATCATGTGATCGAAGAAGGGGGTATGCATCTTCTGGAGACTCTAGTGATAAAAGTAAATACTAGTTACTGTAGTTAAGGCATGTatttttggggctattttattACGTAAAGTATTATTCTACttgattaatgaaaaaaacctTACTTTAACCACAAAAATCTTGAGAAGGGACCTAccttaatatttaaaagataaaaataataaagttcaACATTTGTCCAACATGTGTACCTGAAACTGAGAATCCTTAGACCTAAGgagaaaattaaatgttcagGATATAGAATGAAAGCAGTGACTTCTATTAGAGAACTTCTTCCCAGGTATTGCCATTTCTTAGCTTGCAACATATCCATTAAACCGTTTATAGCCTCGGACTGAAAAATTCTCATTAACGAACAGACCAACCCAGAAAGAATTCAACTACAAagcttattttatttattagcaCATATGTAGTgtgtatgtatatttatcattttaaaaagtgattatAAAATGTTCATCCAACAAAATTATGAAAGCAGATTCATGGGTTCCATGCATTGAAAATCTAACACACAAACTAAATTTGATGGCACATATTTGAGTATATAAAACtacaaatattcataaaattggCCGTAGCATCAAGATTTTCTATTCATCATAAATGGGTCATTCTCAAAAAAGGTGGATTTTTTCAAGTAccacttgtttaaaaacaaagtacttaCAACCAGATTGAATTTATCATAGTTTATATCGGGCATATCATGATGTTTGTTTGCTAAAATATGCCAACAGTATCActataaaactataaaaatatgatatgtacAACCACATGAAAAGAAAACAGTCTTTGGTGTAACACAtaagaaatattcataaatttcattaaatcttattgttcatgcatttggTTTGGtgttaaagttaaattttttgaagtttttcttgaacttaatcataaaacaagtatttgataatgtattttccttaatttttcatatttggtttGTGAATGAGAAATATGCATCTACCTCATGACATTGTATTGCACACTGAAAACTTCTTCTCCATttaatgtctgatttttttttgggagacACTTGTAAGTGACATGAAAAATAATCTTAAGTGAAAAACctcaatatttcttgaaaaatctttgaaaataaaaacaaaataagggaTGTTACACTAAGGACAATTATTGTTAGTCCAAATGTTATACCAAGGACAACCtttatttaaacacaaaaatatcagatttcaaAATAGAGACAACTGAATGTTTTCATAGCTATAACTTatgaatgcatatatttaaCAGTAATCATTATCAATGTGCATAATAGTGCCCCTAAAGTCAAATTATTTACACAATTTAGTTCCAGTATGTTTCACCAAGGACACTTATGCTACACCATGGACATTGCCTGTTATAAGaatcaaagttttaatatttcaatttgttttgaaagcttgaatgtattttaaatgaatacaaaattaCCAAATGCACTTTTCAGCggatatattatacatgttacTGTTATTCTCTACAAGTTCAGGCgtaaaatttaagtttgttaTACAAAAGACACAACATGTTACACCATGGACACCATTTTATCTAGTTGATGaataattttagtattttattatactacaTTGCATAATCtgtcataaaatgtatttatacaatacttgttttattaatttttctatcagAAATACATGCATGGGAATTGAAATACTCTTTTGTGTAACATTAAAAGTCCTTggtaacacattttgtttaaagtcaaataatattttttagggAAAATTTGGCTTAAGCTGTAAGTCcaatatcaaattcaatattaattatacttgaattgataaatttgatttgatttgacaatgctgaatttttttaaaatgaatattttaggtcTTATGTCCTTGGTGTTAATTGTATGTGTCTTTGGAgtaacaaaatattgcatgatTGAGAAATAATCTAGATCTACAGCAAACAGATGCTTCAACATTATATATAAGCATAAACTAACAAATGTGATACATTGcgatatatttattgaataatttcatcatatctttcccaaaaaaataaagtatgtaaATTATTGTCTCTGGAATAACAGTGATAGTCTATGGTGTAACTTTTTGTTCTTGTTACACCAAGGACTGTTACACAAAGgacatatttatgaattaactTGTCTCTGCTAAATAATTACTGCTCCCTCAGAGTAAAAGAGCATATTATCTGCTACAACAACACATAGCAATAGTTTGTCTGTTTTTCAGAGTgtctaaatatttctttttcctaaGTATTTCCTGTTAGCCCAAAGACAATATAAAAAgttacacatttatttctacttacttatcattaaaaaaattgagtaaaTTTCATCTTCAGCTATTTTGTCTTCTATCATTGTTTATAGCTATACGATGGGAATAAGGAGGCATCAATTATCTTTCAAATTACTAAGAATAGCAACTCTTACACACCAATATTTTGTTTCGTTACACCATGgacataaaaacatgtacagaCAAACTTGATCTCGCTGAAAATTattgttcatatattttcttcGTCTTTTTGCTTGAGAGAGGTATTTTACTTACCTTTTATCTCTTGACCCTATTATTTTAATAGAAAATGGTCTTACTACCTTACAAAACCTATTTAAAGTCGCAAACTCTGAGTGGGAACAGTCaaataatgtgaaaaaatcaacttataaactttctaaatttttaagattttgttagAATTAACTGTTTATGTGCCAATATGTATGCTAATATATATCCAAAGGTAGCACAAAAGTGAAACTTGGCAAAAATCAAGGATTATACTTTCTAGTGCCCTTGAACAACCCAATACCACCTTTTTTGAGAATGACCCAAATAacactgaaaaacaaaaaatgttcattctgaatcaacaataaaaacaagtgaaaagctgtcaatgtgacagcaaaacgggttttcttttatgtgaactttatccataatcaatgtcaaccctgaattgataaacactacctatcgtatccagtgaaatggagtaccctatatgcaatattttgccaaagaatgactaagttcaaacgctggtatttttttcataaattatcagaaatcaaaaccctagcaatatgcacacctctgatatatgtacaattgatctgcaaaagaacaacttcctatcttgaaaactgtaggaggagttatgcgtaaaatgagggtacccttttggcagccgcccgcccgcccattttcaccatttcaataacctgatttttccgttggaaaacctgGTTAAAAAATATGATTCGTCTATACCGAACGTTTTAGAAATGGCATCAGTCACTTTGACGGAATGCTTTCCACTTCTTGACGTGACGTCAAATATTTGATCACTTTAATCTTTCCTGTATGCAGTTCCCCTACCCAGAGATTATCATTCTCGTCCAGACTTAGATCAGCAGCAATATTCAGCATAGATCTACCGACACATCCAAGAAGGAACTGTCCATCTTGGTCCAAGATATGTACACAGTTATTCATTGCGTCGGTAATTAAAAGATGGCCTAGATAATCAGAGGTGACAGACGTCGGTCTGAAGAAATAAGGCAAATTGGCTTGGCTTCCGTCATAGGAAAATCGAAATTTTCCAAACTTGTCTAAAACTACCAGACCCTTTGCCCCCATATTGAGAACGCATATATTTTCGTTGATGTTTTCTACTATCGTTTGGGGTTTGAGGAACAGTTCTCTTCCTTGATCGTCGAACTGAATTTTCTGTTTAGGTTTGGATTTTACCAAGCGGACTACCTTAGCGTTTAGCTTGTCCTGAGTTATCAAACACACCAGGATATGACCCAGTTTGTTCACGCACAAAGCCGTTGGTTTCCACTTTTTCCAAGCATAAATTGTTTCACGCTTTCCTTTGCTCCACATGGAAACGTTTCTTTCTCCCATATCGCAGAATGTGATATTGCCATCCTTATCTACGTGGATGTCGTTTGGGGAATACCCTTTAATAACCTGAACCGTTTCTAACTTCGTACCACGAATGTTGAATCTTGTCACTGTTCCATAAACACTTCCAACCACCCAAACCTCGTTGTTTCCGACACAGAAAATGGAGTGAACCCTTTCATAATCAGTCTGAATTGTACTTAACAAAACCGGCTCATCCAACAACACTTTGGCACGGGTGAAGGAATGGTCTTCGGTAGAGATTTTATAGCCCTCAACTGCAGTAGATCGATTAGAGAAATCTAGTTCACCGAGAATGGAGTCTACAAGTCTGGAATCTGAACATGGCGAATATTTCGGGGCGCAAATCTCTACCAAGGCAGGCACATCTCGGAACTGATTTTCGGCAAATGGAGAAGACAGTACTGCTGCAACATCCATTCCGGACAACATtccattgtatttattttttatttgttttgcctcTTGGTTTTTTCTCGAAATGCTTTCCAACTGAGACCGAAGCTCTTTCAGATCACGTTCATGTGAACTCTGCAATGCCgctttcttttcttttagatttgattttaattccAGAACTTTCTTCTCGAATTCGCTTGATAACAAATCAACAAGATTGTCGTAATCTTTGGATAACTTGGACATTTTTAACCCGACAGTACTTTCCACTTTATCGAACTCTCGAATGATGAATTTCTCGAGTATACCGGATTCTCTAGAAATAAGTTCTCTTTTTGTTAGATATTCATCCATAATGTCGATCATTTCGTGTTGTTTGTGTTCAGGAGTAACCACACACTTGCTACAAATAGGACAATCACAGTTTTTGCAATAGATATCACACTTTTGATGTAGATGGTTAGCACATTGTGGAAGGTTGACGTCACTTTTCCGATATTTAAAGCCCACTACGTCATGTTGCTTTGAGAGTTGTGACGTCACGTGTTTTCCAACACAGTCAttacaaagtttgattttgcAGGAATTACAATGCATAAGAACAGACTCGTCCTGACATAACTCACACGTGATCACCGCTTGAGCCATACTGATGTTTTGATCATTCATTTAGCATTAATTATCCATATTCTTAAGATAGCTTCGATTCTGTAATACTTAGATGCACTTATCACAGGCTAGCTTGAACACTTCTAGGCAATGGAAAACACGTTGTTAGATTTGCCATTAGATATAAATCTTCAAATCTTTTCATTCACCACAGATCCTTACACAGTCACATGCAGAGATATTCCTACAatcttcaaataatttaaaaattgttttctcaAAACGTTAGCTGTTACGCTGTTACGGTATTCTCACCTGTTCACGGGAGACTTATCATAGTCTATAATCATTCCGAATTAAggttttttatccatttaaatGGTGCATTAAAGtgtttttaataatattcattCAATGTGAAAAACCCAACTCCTTTATGATAAACAATTGATATATCGCTATATTCGAGTTTCCTTTAAGTGATTTTTACTGTAACGTGCACGAAAAAAAGTGTCAATGATCATAACTATCAATGAATAATGGACAGTATGTTATAATTAGCATATTAAGTCGGTCGGCAGGAAGTTTTGAGTTCAGGGTCCACAAATCTCCTGTGCAAACTTCCTTGTACAATCAACACTGCTTCCGCTGTCTTGAGACGTTCAAAATGAAGTTGTAAATACGACtgaaaaaaaagggaaaagcaATTAGATTGAATTACAGATTACAAATTCCGATGGATATTTGAGTTTGCCGGGGGCGGGTAATTGAGACGCATATTTTCGGTATTATGAATTTTCCAGTGGAGTGGGGGATCCGGACCCTCCTTCGACCTCTCCTCTATGTCTGCGCAAGTTTCTTTAACCCCTAAACATGTGCTTGTGCAAACGAAGAAGGGATCAACGGCTGAA
This genomic interval carries:
- the LOC105317256 gene encoding protein wech, with the protein product MNDQNISMAQAVITCELCQDESVLMHCNSCKIKLCNDCVGKHVTSQLSKQHDVVGFKYRKSDVNLPQCANHLHQKCDIYCKNCDCPICSKCVVTPEHKQHEMIDIMDEYLTKRELISRESGILEKFIIREFDKVESTVGLKMSKLSKDYDNLVDLLSSEFEKKVLELKSNLKEKKAALQSSHERDLKELRSQLESISRKNQEAKQIKNKYNGMLSGMDVAAVLSSPFAENQFRDVPALVEICAPKYSPCSDSRLVDSILGELDFSNRSTAVEGYKISTEDHSFTRAKVLLDEPVLLSTIQTDYERVHSIFCVGNNEVWVVGSVYGTVTRFNIRGTKLETVQVIKGYSPNDIHVDKDGNITFCDMGERNVSMWSKGKRETIYAWKKWKPTALCVNKLGHILVCLITQDKLNAKVVRLVKSKPKQKIQFDDQGRELFLKPQTIVENINENICVLNMGAKGLVVLDKFGKFRFSYDGSQANLPYFFRPTSVTSDYLGHLLITDAMNNCVHILDQDGQFLLGCVGRSMLNIAADLSLDENDNLWVGELHTGKIKVIKYLTSRQEVESIPSK